Within Bacilli bacterium, the genomic segment CGGGGGATGATCGATCAAGTCAGTCATTTGGTAGAAGTCAAAGAGATCGAAGCATAAATGTCCACAAAATAACGGCATCAATTCAATTAAGGAGGTGCAACGATGAAACTGCATGAACTTTCACCGGCTCCAGGTTCGCGGCATGCGAAAAAGCGTATCGGCAGAGGGATTGGAAGCGGTACGGGGAAGACCGCAGGAAAAGGGAATAAAGGCCAAAATGCCCGTTCCGGCGGAGGCGTCCGCCCTGGATTCGAAGGCGGACAAAACCCGCTGTATCGTCGTTTGCCAAAACGCGGATTTACAAACATTCACCGTAAAGAGTATGCTGTAGTTAACTTGCAGCAATTAAACAGATTTGCCGCAGATACGGAAGTAACACCGGAATTGCTTCTTGAATCGGGAGTTGTAAAAAATCCGAAAGACGGCATCAAGATATTAGGCAATGGTGAACTGAATGTGAAATTGACGGTAAAGGCTAACAAGTTCTCCCAATCTGCCGCGGAAAAAATCGAAGCTGCCGGCGGAAAAACTGAGGTGATCTAATGTTTCAAACGATCTCCAATATCTTTAAAGTAGAGGACCTGCGCAAAAAGATTCTGTTTACATTGGGCATCCTGATTGTATACAGACTTGGCGCTTTTATCCCGGTCCCCAATATCGATACGGAGTTTTTGAAAAACTACGATCAATCACAAACTAACGATATTTTCGGCATGTTAAACACCTTTACGGGAGGCGCGTTGTTCAACTTTTCCGTCTTTGCGATGGGGATCATGCCCTACATCACAGCCTCGATTATCGTGCAATTGCTGGAAATGGACGTTGTTCCGAAGTTCGCGCAGTGGATGAAAGAAGGGGAAATGGGCCGCCGCAAATTGGCGCAGGTTACCCGGTATGGAACGGTTATTTTGGGTCTGATCCAGGCATACGGTTTGGCCATCGGTTTCAACCGCATGTACAGCTATAAAATGGTCATTGATCCAAACGTCGCGACATACACGCTGATCGCGCTTGTGCTCACTGCCGGAACCGCGTTATTGATGTGGCTTGGCGAACAAATCACCGAAAGCGGCATCGGCAATGGCATTTCAATTTTGATTTTTGCCGGGATTATCGCCCGGTTTCCGACGGATATCTCGCTCATTTACCGGACGGAGTTCGGCCCCGAAGCGACCGGCAATATGTTTCTCAGCATTTTGAAAATGGTTGTAATCGTCATTGCCGTTCTTGCCATCGTTGCCGGATGTATCTATGTGCAGCAAGGCGTCCGCAAAATCCCCGTGCAATACGCGAAAAGAATTGTCGGACGGAAAATGTACGGCGGGCAATCGACGCATATTCCGCTGAAAGTAAACGCGGCGGGCGTGATTCCGGTTATCTTTGCCATTTCGCTGATTGCCTTCCCGACGACGCTTGCGAGCTTTTGGCAGGGGAAACCGATCGCCAACTGGATTATCGACAATCTGTATTACGACAAACCACTCGGGATGGTATTATATGTGCTGTTGATCATCGGATTTACGTATTTTTATACATTCGTACAAATTAATCCGGTGCAGATGGCCGACCAGATGAAGAAAAACGGCGGTTATATTCCGGGCATTCGTCCCGGCAAGACGACGCAGATTTATTTGATCCGGATCATGAACCGCATTACGCTGACGGGCTCCATCTTTTTGGCTGCCGTATCCATTTTGCCGATATTCTTTGTGAAGCTGGCCGGACTGCCGAGTGCCATTCAAATTGGCGGAACATCGTTATTGATTGTGACCGGCGTTGCGTTGGATACAATGAAACAGGTGGAAAGCCAATTGATCAAACGCCATTACAAAGGGTTTATCAATAAATAAGAAAGCGTTCATAGTGGGAGGAAAAACGATTGAATATCATTTTCATGGGACCTCCCGGGGCCGGTAAAGGGACCCAGGCGGAAGAAATCGTCAATGAATTCCATATTCCGCATATTTCCACCGGCGACGCGTTTCGACTTGCGATGAAGCAGGGAACGCCGCTTGGGCTGAAAGCAAAAGAATATGTCGATCAAGGGCTGCTTGTTCCGGATGACGTTACCATCGGCATCGTGCAGGCAAGGCTTAAGCAGGAGGATTGCCGCGAAGGCTTTTTGCTGGACGGTTTTCCCCGCACGATCTCGCAGGCGGAAGCACTTGACGAGCTTTTGCAGGCACAGGCCGGCCGAATCGATCACGTCATCAATTTGGTAGTCGACCGGAAGCTGCTTTTGGATCGGCTGACGGGAAGAAGAATTTGCCGCTCTTGCGGCGCAACTTATCACGTGCTGTTTAACCCGCCAAAACAAAAAGGCGTTTGCGACAAGTGCGGAGGAGAGTTGTACCAGC encodes:
- the secY gene encoding preprotein translocase subunit SecY — its product is MFQTISNIFKVEDLRKKILFTLGILIVYRLGAFIPVPNIDTEFLKNYDQSQTNDIFGMLNTFTGGALFNFSVFAMGIMPYITASIIVQLLEMDVVPKFAQWMKEGEMGRRKLAQVTRYGTVILGLIQAYGLAIGFNRMYSYKMVIDPNVATYTLIALVLTAGTALLMWLGEQITESGIGNGISILIFAGIIARFPTDISLIYRTEFGPEATGNMFLSILKMVVIVIAVLAIVAGCIYVQQGVRKIPVQYAKRIVGRKMYGGQSTHIPLKVNAAGVIPVIFAISLIAFPTTLASFWQGKPIANWIIDNLYYDKPLGMVLYVLLIIGFTYFYTFVQINPVQMADQMKKNGGYIPGIRPGKTTQIYLIRIMNRITLTGSIFLAAVSILPIFFVKLAGLPSAIQIGGTSLLIVTGVALDTMKQVESQLIKRHYKGFINK
- the rplO gene encoding 50S ribosomal protein L15, with translation MKLHELSPAPGSRHAKKRIGRGIGSGTGKTAGKGNKGQNARSGGGVRPGFEGGQNPLYRRLPKRGFTNIHRKEYAVVNLQQLNRFAADTEVTPELLLESGVVKNPKDGIKILGNGELNVKLTVKANKFSQSAAEKIEAAGGKTEVI
- a CDS encoding adenylate kinase is translated as MNIIFMGPPGAGKGTQAEEIVNEFHIPHISTGDAFRLAMKQGTPLGLKAKEYVDQGLLVPDDVTIGIVQARLKQEDCREGFLLDGFPRTISQAEALDELLQAQAGRIDHVINLVVDRKLLLDRLTGRRICRSCGATYHVLFNPPKQKGVCDKCGGELYQRSDDTAEKVGTRLDEYVNKTAPLLDYYKRKGLLREIDGEADIQTVTSDIFKILRGLAS